The following proteins come from a genomic window of Streptomyces liliiviolaceus:
- a CDS encoding TylF/MycF family methyltransferase, whose product MSVWMRAILDSLDAVYHKIHVFDSFQGRPVPGEEDGDFH is encoded by the coding sequence ATGTCGGTATGGATGCGGGCCATCCTCGACTCCTTGGATGCCGTGTACCACAAAATCCACGTCTTCGATTCTTTCCAGGGCCGCCCCGTACCCGGAGAGGAAGACGGCGACTTCCACTAG